A window of Xiphophorus hellerii strain 12219 chromosome 7, Xiphophorus_hellerii-4.1, whole genome shotgun sequence contains these coding sequences:
- the rab5b gene encoding ras-related protein Rab-5B isoform X1 yields the protein MEPVVGINFTKVKVFPFAQRKTPEEHKDQASPSNECLLGRPLGSLLEQRSREEAQPSPAQVGMSSRGSGSRSNGSLPQTKICQFKLVLLGDMAVGKSSLVLRFVKGQFDEFQETTIGAAFLAQSVCLDDTTVKFEIWDTAGQERYHSLAPMYYRGAQAAIVVFDITKPETFERAKAWVKELQRQASPNIVIALAGNKADLAEKRLVEYEEAQTYAEDTSLLFMETSAKTAMNVNELFLAIAKKMPKTDTQNPTHAARHRGVNLQDPDAHSTRACCGGN from the exons ATGGAACCTGTTGTTGGAATTAACTTCacaaaagttaaagtttttccTTTTGCGCAAAGAAAAACACCAGAAGAGCACAAAGATCAAGCCAGCCCCAGTAACGAGTGTCTACTTGGGAGGCCACTCGGGTCACTGTTAGAGCAGCGTTCCAGGGAGGAGGCCCAGCCGTCTCCTGCACAGGTCGGTATGAGCTCCAGGGGGAGCGGCAGCCGGTCCAACGGCTCGCTACCGCAGACCAAGATCTGCCAGTTCAAGCTGGTGCTGCTGGGGGACATGGCTGTGGGCAAGTCCAGCCTGGTACTACGCTTCGTCAAGGGACAGTTCGACGAGTTCCAGGAGACGACTATAGGAG CTGCGTTCTTGGCTCAGTCGGTGTGTTTAGACGACACCACAGTGAAGTTTGAGATCTGGGACACAGCAGGACAGGAGCGATACCACAGCCTGGCCCCCATGTACTACCGCGGAGCTCAGGCTGCCATCGTCGTCTTTGATATCACTAAACCG GAGACCTTTGAGAGAGCTAAGGCCTGggtgaaggagctgcagaggcagGCCAGTCCAAACATTGTTATCGCTCTGGCTGGAAACAAGGCCGACCTTGCTGAGAAGAGACTGGTAGAATATGAG GAAGCCCAGACATATGCTGAGGACACCAGTTTGCTGTTCATGGAGACGTCTGCCAAGACAGCCATGAACGTCAACGAGCTTTTCTTGGCTATTG CAAAAAAGATGCCAAAAACAGACACGCAGAACCCAACACACGCAGCACGACATCGGGGAGTGAACCTCCAGGATCCAGATGCCCACTCCACCCGAGCCTGCTGCGGTGGGAACTAA
- the rab5b gene encoding ras-related protein Rab-5B isoform X2: MSSRGSGSRSNGSLPQTKICQFKLVLLGDMAVGKSSLVLRFVKGQFDEFQETTIGAAFLAQSVCLDDTTVKFEIWDTAGQERYHSLAPMYYRGAQAAIVVFDITKPETFERAKAWVKELQRQASPNIVIALAGNKADLAEKRLVEYEEAQTYAEDTSLLFMETSAKTAMNVNELFLAIAKKMPKTDTQNPTHAARHRGVNLQDPDAHSTRACCGGN, translated from the exons ATGAGCTCCAGGGGGAGCGGCAGCCGGTCCAACGGCTCGCTACCGCAGACCAAGATCTGCCAGTTCAAGCTGGTGCTGCTGGGGGACATGGCTGTGGGCAAGTCCAGCCTGGTACTACGCTTCGTCAAGGGACAGTTCGACGAGTTCCAGGAGACGACTATAGGAG CTGCGTTCTTGGCTCAGTCGGTGTGTTTAGACGACACCACAGTGAAGTTTGAGATCTGGGACACAGCAGGACAGGAGCGATACCACAGCCTGGCCCCCATGTACTACCGCGGAGCTCAGGCTGCCATCGTCGTCTTTGATATCACTAAACCG GAGACCTTTGAGAGAGCTAAGGCCTGggtgaaggagctgcagaggcagGCCAGTCCAAACATTGTTATCGCTCTGGCTGGAAACAAGGCCGACCTTGCTGAGAAGAGACTGGTAGAATATGAG GAAGCCCAGACATATGCTGAGGACACCAGTTTGCTGTTCATGGAGACGTCTGCCAAGACAGCCATGAACGTCAACGAGCTTTTCTTGGCTATTG CAAAAAAGATGCCAAAAACAGACACGCAGAACCCAACACACGCAGCACGACATCGGGGAGTGAACCTCCAGGATCCAGATGCCCACTCCACCCGAGCCTGCTGCGGTGGGAACTAA